The following proteins are encoded in a genomic region of Ailuropoda melanoleuca isolate Jingjing chromosome 10, ASM200744v2, whole genome shotgun sequence:
- the RFPL4B gene encoding ret finger protein-like 4B encodes MAQSLQEEVTCPVCLEIFFCPILLSCEHVFCFHCMQTWMLECRDLKLTCPMCRGVTESPPLEEWQIGALSLLIRQHSGLLVKSLHVSKELLRFQEDLTLDASTASPFLVLSDDLRNVWCGKTCHNPVEDPQRFTSLTCVLGTPRFSSGCHYWEVEVGDGKEWTLGICKESVDRKWKGRLSAEHGFWVISMKAGTICINSIPETRIPASPKLSHVGIFLDVELEELKFFDVKDNALIHTHSRLSCLEPLRPFFCPELPTDCDRGASLKICS; translated from the coding sequence ATGGCCCAAAGTCTGCAAGAGGAGGTGACCTGTCCAGTTTGTCTGGAAATTTTCTTCTGTCCCATTTTACTCTCCTGTGAACACGTTTTCTGCTTTCACTGCATGCAGACATGGATGCTAGAATGCAGGGATCTGAAATTGACCTGCCCCATGTGTCGAGGGGTAACTGAGAGCCCCCCTTTGGAAGAATGGCAAATCGGAGCACTATCCCTTCTGATTAGACAGCACAGTGGCCTGCTGGTGAAAAGTCTGCACGTGAGCAAAGAGTTGCTGAGGTTCCAGGAGGATCTGACTCTGGATGCAAGCACTGCCAGCCCCTTCCTTGTCCTCTCTGATGACTTAAGGAATGTTTGGTGTGGGAAGACATGCCACAACCCAGTAGAAGATCCCCAGAGATTCACCTCCCTGACCTGTGTCCTGGGCACCCCACGCTTCTCGTCTGGCTGCCATTACTGGGAGGTCGAGGTGGGAGACGGGAAGGAGTGGACTCTAGGGATCTGCAAGGAATCAGTCGACAGAAAGTGGAAaggcaggctctccgctgagcacgGCTTCTGGGTTATCAGCATGAAGGCAGGAACAATCTGTATCAACTCCATCCCAGAAACCAGAATTCCTGCAAGCCCCAAACTTAGCCATGTAGGGATTTTTTTAGATGTTGAGTTGGAAGAACTCAAGTTTTTTGATGTTAAAGATAATGCCCTCATCCACACACACAGTCGTCTCTCATGTTTGGAGCCTTTGCGTCCATTCTTCTGTCCTGAGTTGCCTACAGACTGTGACAGGGGCGCCTCTCTGAAAATCTGCTCATGA